The Candidatus Cloacimonadota bacterium genome contains the following window.
TAGGTTTGAATGATAACTTCACCAAGTTTCTTTCCGCGACCGCTGCGACCGGCCACCTGAGTGAGAAGCTGAAAAGTTTTTTCAGCTGCCCGGAAATCCGGCACATTCAAGCTGATATCTGCCAGAACCACACCAACCAGAGTTACATTGGCAAAATCCAGTCCTTTGGCGATCATCTGCGTTCCCAAAAGAATATCCACATTACCGCTTCCCATGCGGTCATACATGCTGTCGTAGCTGTCGCGGCTGCGGGCTGAATCGGAATCCATGCGCAAAATGCGAGCCTGGGGAAAAAGTACCTGCAGCTGCTTTTCGATCTGCTGCGTGCCCGGCGCACCGAATTGGAACAGATAATTGCCGCAGTCCGGGCATTTGCGCGGCATATTGGTTTTCTGCCCGCAAAAATGACAGATCAGTTCCTGGTGATGACTGTGAAAATTCAGGCTGATATCGCAGTTGGAACAGGCAAATAATTTTCCACAGGAAATACACTGTACAAAAGAGGAATGTCCGCGCCGGTTCTGCAGCAGGATGACCTGTTCTTTGGCAGCAATTTTCTCTTCTATTTTATCCCGCAATTCCTGCGATATGAGAATTTTGGGATCTTTATGCTCGCACATATCGATGATCTGCACTTTAGGAAGTTCATATTCCAACGGTCTTTGTGTAAGTTTGAGAAGCAGGAATCTATTCAGCTCCACATTCTGCCAGCTTTCCAGGGAAGGTGTAGCACTTCCCAGAATAACTACACATTTGGATAGTCGCGCCCGTACGATCGCAATGTCACGTCCGTTGTATTTGGGAGTTTTGTCCTGCTTATAAGTGGTTTCGTGTTCTTCATCCACGATGATGATGCCGATATTATCCAGCGGTGCAAAAATAGCACTGCGCGCTCCGATCACGATCCTGCTTTTACCTGATTTTATCTTCTTCCACTGCTGCCAGCGCTGGCGTTCGTTCAAGTGGCTGTGCAGAATGGCGATATCCTGCCCGAAAGCATTGAAAAAGCGTTCCACCATCTGCGGAGTCAGGGAAATTTCCGGAACCAGCATCAAAGCAGTTTTATCTTCCTGCAGACATTGTTTTATGGCTTCGATGTAAACTTCAGTTTTGCCGCTACCGGTAATTCCAAATAACAGGAACGGCAGGAATTGATTTGAGGAAATTGCCTGGTTGATCTCAATTACTGCTGTTTTCTGTTCCCCGGTAAGAGTAATTTCTTTTTTCACTCTGGCGGCTTTGAATTGATATTCTTCATCCTGCAGTTCGCGCGGCTCGATACTGACCAGACCTTTTTTCTCCAGAGCTTTTAAAATTGAGCGCGTCACATCTTCCACGATCTCGCGCAGTAAAAATGGTTTTTTATATTTTGAGATGAGCTGCCAGGCAGCAGCCTGCTTATCAGTGAGATCTGGAATTTCCTGTACCTTGTTCTGGATGACAAAATTAGCTATCTTCTTCTTTATCTTGGCATCGAAAACCCGTTTAATCTCAACGATCCGCATATCTTCCAGTTTTTCCAGCCATTCATTGAAGCTGGTAGAAGGAATGGATAATTTTTTCTTCAGATCAGCAATATCCAGCCACTCTAATTCGCTCAGTTCATTTATGATCAATTCAGGATTGCCGTCACTTTCGGGAATGATCTTTTTAGAAAGCAGTTTCACCTGTTGCTGAATCTGCACATTAAAGGCAGACGGCAGCATGGCATTTAGTGCCATTCCCAGAGAACATTGATAATATCTGCTGATCCACTGGGCTAGCTTGAGCAGGTTTTCCGAGATCTTGGGTTTTTCATCTACCACTTCCAAAATGAATTTGTAATCCAGCTTGGTATCGATCTTCTGGGTTTCCTGCCAGACAACTCCGGTGTGATAAGAGTTTCCAAAGCTGACCAGAACGCGGCAGCCCCGCCTGATAGGCTGGTTGGAGCGATAGCTAAACAGCTTATCAAGACTTACCGGCAATGCAATATCATAGTATTTCATAAAAGTAATGACTTCCGAAAAATTATTGCGTAAAAAAAATTGAAACTCTGCGGCCTTCCCGCCGAAAGACCGCTCTTTATTTATTTATAAAATTTCATTCTGAAAGAATAGCCCACAGCTTCCTGCACTGTGATATCCCAGTTCAGAATGATCTCACGACATTTATTGATAAAGGTGGGAGTAAAATAGCTGCCCTCGATCTGTTTAATATCCACTGCTTCCACCTGGCCGGAAGGACTGATGATCAGCGCAAATTCCAGGCTACCGTACATATCGATCATCATCGATTCCGTGGTGAATAGCTTTACGATCTGCGGTTTGTAGGCCGAGACGATCTTGTCGATATGAGCCAGCTGCGTTTTCTCCTGGGGTGCCATCTCTTTTATTTCAATGTTGCCTTCCTGCATCATTTTAATACCGGAAAAACGCTTTTTGATCTCTTCAAACTTCTTTTTGCTGCCAATTTTGGTAACGTTGTACTGCCCCATATTTCCGCCCAGATTGGCCAGATCGATCTCTTCAAAGCCGCTTTCGCTGTCCAGATCGATGCCTTCCAGACCACCCAGATCTCCTAAACCGTCACCATCACCTAATTCAACCTTGGAACTGATCACATCCAGTTCACTGGCACCGCGGGTAATCTTAGGAGTTGAAGTTACATTTGATCCATCTCCACTGGAAACGATCTCCTGAACTTCCGTTATCTCCAGCAGCTGGTTATTCAGTTCTTCCTCGCTGCCGCCGGATAGGCTGGCATCGAGAGAAAGCCCGAATTCCGATTCAAATTCTTCGGATGTCATTCTGGCTGCCTGCCGCACCTGCTGGGTCACTTCCTCTTCCCTTGCTTCCCGCCTGGTATAAGTAGTCTCCTGCGGTTCTACTTCCTCTACAGGTGCAACTTCCACTCTGGTAGCAATATCTTCGATGCGGGAAAGTCTATCGGCCAGGCCAACTACTTCGGGAGGTTGATAGCCGGCTTCGAACAAAAGAAGTCCACCGATGGTGAAGATCATACCCAGGAAAATGAATATGCGGGTAAATTTCTCCTGGGAAGAAAGCTTGGTAAAGGTGGCAAAAGTTTTAGCGATCTGCTTTTCCGCTTCTGTTAATATCATCCGATAAGGTTTGGTAAAACTGTACTCGATCTCCCAGTTATCCAGAAACTTTATCCTTCCCATCTGATTCTGCTGCAGCTGCAGCACTCCATCTTCCAGAAGTCCTTCTTCTTTCAGCTGCTGTTTAGACAGGATCTGATCGCCTTCCTTGACCAGAATATCCATATCTTCCCAGAGCTTGAGCTCGAACCGATCCTTCCTGCGATTGATCAATTTGAACTTTTCCGGGAAAGAATCATCCAGAATCTGCCAGAGCAGATTTTTATCACTTCCCAGATAGAATTGATTATCAAAATCTCTCTTATACCTGGCAATATCCAGGTACTTATTTTTATATTTCAGTTTCAGGTTCAATATCTTATTTTGCATAGATCACCCCTGAATTCCCAGAACTTCATTTTTTTCATCAGTATGAATGGTGGAAAAATAGATATTGGCAAAAGAGGCCTGGGCACTGAATTTAATGAACTCCGTAATATACTTGCAGTCCAGGTCTTTATCGCCCTGGATCAGTAGACAGGGGATATGATCGTTCGCCTTGATCTTGTCAGCTTCCAATTTCATATAACGAAGTAGAGAAGTTCGAACATTTTTGTTACTGACAAACTCCTGCAGAGAGCCCACGGGAACATTCTCTTTTCCATAGAGGATCTGATCGGGATAGATCTTGATGATGATGGTCTGGCCGCTTTCGATCAGAGCATTCTTGGTAATCGTGGTGGGCAGCAGCATACCTTTGGGCACGTTCTTCTCGGAAGCATCCATGGATACGTTCTTGATGATGAACACCAGCAGGATGGTCAAGATGTCGATCAGGGAGGTGATGTTCAGATCTTTGGTTTTATTGCTTTTCTTTTTATGCAAGCTCTTGCGTGACTGGCTTTTCCAAATAGGAACATAAGATAATTTTTTCATCGCTTCCCTCCTATTTGGCCTTATAGAATTTGGTTTGCGTGGTCAGATACTTGATGCTGGGGAAGTCGTGGCTTTTGCAGATATCGATGCTGCGCAGGAGTGTATCGAATTTCACGTTGGGATCGGGCAGGATCTCCATAATAAGTTGCTTGGGAAACTCCTTTTTCAAGCCGGCGATCTTCTCATCCAGACTCACATAATCATATACATTTTCTGAGAGCATGGGAATGGTAGTAACACCCTGTCTATCTTCCACTTTTATTTCAAATCTGTCGGGATATAAGACCAGAGTCAGGGCTCGGGGAGGTTCTTCCACGGCTTCTTCCTGCTGAGCAGCACCTTGAGCTGGCAGAGTTATTTCGATCATTGCCAGGCGCACTGAGATCATGATGGTCATCAGCATCGGAATGATGACGATGAACAGATTCATGATCGGGATCAGGTTAGGTGATCTGGTTTCCCGCAGAGATTTTGACCTGCTTCTGGATGGACCATAGGCCATAATTTATTCCTTCATTAAAATTTTTATCATTTCATCTTTAAATTTAACTGCTTTAATCCTTCATGGCATAGGTGATCTGGTTGATCGCTTTTACACTGAATTCATCGATATCGTTAATGATCTTCTCGGCTCTTGCCTGCAGGGCTCCCTTGATCAGCATGGTGGGAATAGCTACGATAAGACCGTAGGCTGTAGTTCCCATGGCCATGGCTATACCTTCTGTAAGCAGGCGGCTTTTATCAGCTTCAGCTGCTGTGGCCAGAGCATCAAAGGCATTCACCAGACCGAAGATCGTTCCCAAAAGACCCAGCAATGTTGCTACCTGGGCAATAATATCGAACCAGAACAGTCCGGCATCGATCTTGGGAATGGCCTGCAGCCCGGCCTCATCAAAAGCGTTCTGCACATGATTCTGCAGTTCCACACCTTTCTTGCCGGAATCTACTCCGTCGCTGTAACCCAGCAGTCCGCTCCAGAAGATGAAGCCGATGGTGGTCTTCTTGAATTGTGAACTGATCTTGATAGCTTCTCTGATCTGGTTGTTCCTGACGTAGCCCTTGATCTTGAGAAAGAAATTCTGGGTATCCAGTTTTTCCTTGATGGAGAGCTGCCAGTACTTCACAATTGCCAGGATCAGCATGATCACCAGCAGTATGGAAATGATGTACATAAACGGCCCACCACTGATGAACAATCTCTGCACGTTTACTGCTGAAAGATTGCAGACCGATAAGATCAGCAGCGTGATTATCAACAACTTCAAAAAATTTCTATTCATTCTAATTCCTCCCGAATTATCTATTCTTCACTTTTATAGAGCATTTTATTAGACTCTTTTATTTTAAGTTCTATTTTCTGTCTTCTCATCAGCTCAAAATCGGTCTCTTT
Protein-coding sequences here:
- a CDS encoding MotA/TolQ/ExbB proton channel family protein; amino-acid sequence: MNRNFLKLLIITLLILSVCNLSAVNVQRLFISGGPFMYIISILLVIMLILAIVKYWQLSIKEKLDTQNFFLKIKGYVRNNQIREAIKISSQFKKTTIGFIFWSGLLGYSDGVDSGKKGVELQNHVQNAFDEAGLQAIPKIDAGLFWFDIIAQVATLLGLLGTIFGLVNAFDALATAAEADKSRLLTEGIAMAMGTTAYGLIVAIPTMLIKGALQARAEKIINDIDEFSVKAINQITYAMKD
- a CDS encoding biopolymer transporter ExbD, yielding MKKLSYVPIWKSQSRKSLHKKKSNKTKDLNITSLIDILTILLVFIIKNVSMDASEKNVPKGMLLPTTITKNALIESGQTIIIKIYPDQILYGKENVPVGSLQEFVSNKNVRTSLLRYMKLEADKIKANDHIPCLLIQGDKDLDCKYITEFIKFSAQASFANIYFSTIHTDEKNEVLGIQG
- a CDS encoding biopolymer transporter ExbD, whose protein sequence is MAYGPSRSRSKSLRETRSPNLIPIMNLFIVIIPMLMTIMISVRLAMIEITLPAQGAAQQEEAVEEPPRALTLVLYPDRFEIKVEDRQGVTTIPMLSENVYDYVSLDEKIAGLKKEFPKQLIMEILPDPNVKFDTLLRSIDICKSHDFPSIKYLTTQTKFYKAK
- the priA gene encoding primosomal protein N'; its protein translation is MKYYDIALPVSLDKLFSYRSNQPIRRGCRVLVSFGNSYHTGVVWQETQKIDTKLDYKFILEVVDEKPKISENLLKLAQWISRYYQCSLGMALNAMLPSAFNVQIQQQVKLLSKKIIPESDGNPELIINELSELEWLDIADLKKKLSIPSTSFNEWLEKLEDMRIVEIKRVFDAKIKKKIANFVIQNKVQEIPDLTDKQAAAWQLISKYKKPFLLREIVEDVTRSILKALEKKGLVSIEPRELQDEEYQFKAARVKKEITLTGEQKTAVIEINQAISSNQFLPFLLFGITGSGKTEVYIEAIKQCLQEDKTALMLVPEISLTPQMVERFFNAFGQDIAILHSHLNERQRWQQWKKIKSGKSRIVIGARSAIFAPLDNIGIIIVDEEHETTYKQDKTPKYNGRDIAIVRARLSKCVVILGSATPSLESWQNVELNRFLLLKLTQRPLEYELPKVQIIDMCEHKDPKILISQELRDKIEEKIAAKEQVILLQNRRGHSSFVQCISCGKLFACSNCDISLNFHSHHQELICHFCGQKTNMPRKCPDCGNYLFQFGAPGTQQIEKQLQVLFPQARILRMDSDSARSRDSYDSMYDRMGSGNVDILLGTQMIAKGLDFANVTLVGVVLADISLNVPDFRAAEKTFQLLTQVAGRSGRGKKLGEVIIQTYNPEHFAIQLAMQQDFEKFADKELKLRQILKYPPAQRMARILFTNPREQYLREQLATIHPLLNKIKSYYDSSDLSILGPVQAPMVRLQNSYRYHIIIKAASVQIISQVVNRLKENIRLSSSIKMSIDIDPYGLM